A single window of bacterium DNA harbors:
- the typA gene encoding translational GTPase TypA has translation MKNSRHNPLIRNIAIIAHVDHGKTTLVDQMLRQSGLFRENQQVEERIMDNMDLERERGITIAAKNCSVRWEGVKINILDTPGHADFGGEVERALKMVDGAILLVDASEGPLPQTRFVLKKALEGDLKIIVVINKIDRKDARPQQVLNEIYDLFIDLDATEEQIEFPVLYAIGRQGIAQSALDVAGDDLQPLFKAILEYIPPPSYIPGEPFQMLVSDLNYSDYLGRLAIGRVFNGSAYNNDSLICIAEDGSLQPLRVTRIQVYDGIALREADRAEPGDIIILAGIEEVHIGDTICTAQAPKALKRITVDEPTISMLFTINTSPLSGREGKNVQSGKLRERLMKEILRNVAIRVEEGESPDRFIVKGRGEFQMAILIETMRREDFELCVSRPNVIYKTINGVRHEPIEHLFIDCEEQFLGIVTEKLSRRKARMVNLVNHGTGRVRVEFSVPSRSLIGYRNEFLTDTKGTGIMNFLLAGYEPYRGDFITRLTGSIVSDRSGDTVAYALGNLEPRGILFVGPGEPTYEGHIVGEHNRDNDIDVNATKQKKLTNMRSSTKDEAIQLTPFTPMTLERAIEFIKDDEMVEVTPKSIRLRKTILSAQQRKEYERQGA, from the coding sequence ATGAAAAACAGCCGTCACAATCCGCTGATCCGCAATATCGCCATCATCGCCCACGTCGATCATGGCAAAACCACGCTCGTCGATCAGATGCTGCGTCAAAGCGGTCTCTTTCGTGAAAACCAGCAAGTCGAGGAGCGCATCATGGACAATATGGACCTCGAGCGCGAGCGCGGCATTACCATCGCCGCCAAGAACTGCTCGGTCCGCTGGGAGGGCGTCAAGATCAATATTCTCGACACACCCGGTCATGCCGATTTTGGAGGCGAGGTCGAGCGTGCTCTCAAGATGGTCGATGGGGCGATCCTGCTGGTCGATGCCTCGGAGGGGCCGCTGCCCCAGACCCGCTTCGTCCTCAAGAAAGCCCTCGAAGGTGATCTCAAGATCATCGTGGTCATCAACAAGATCGACCGCAAGGATGCCCGGCCGCAGCAGGTCCTCAACGAGATCTATGACCTTTTCATCGACCTGGACGCCACGGAGGAGCAGATCGAGTTTCCGGTGCTCTATGCCATCGGGCGTCAGGGGATCGCGCAGAGCGCCCTTGACGTAGCGGGAGACGACCTCCAGCCCCTCTTCAAAGCGATCCTCGAATACATCCCGCCGCCCAGCTACATCCCGGGAGAGCCCTTTCAGATGCTGGTCTCCGACCTCAACTATTCAGATTATCTCGGCCGTCTGGCCATTGGCCGGGTCTTCAACGGCAGCGCCTACAACAACGACAGTCTGATCTGCATCGCTGAAGATGGGAGTCTGCAACCCCTGCGGGTGACGCGGATCCAGGTCTATGATGGCATCGCTCTGCGCGAAGCCGACCGTGCCGAACCCGGGGATATCATCATCCTTGCCGGCATCGAGGAGGTCCATATCGGCGACACCATCTGCACCGCGCAGGCTCCCAAGGCACTGAAGCGGATCACCGTGGATGAGCCGACCATCTCCATGCTTTTCACCATCAACACCTCTCCCCTCTCCGGGCGCGAGGGGAAAAATGTCCAGTCGGGTAAGCTGCGGGAACGGCTGATGAAGGAGATCCTGCGGAATGTCGCGATTCGCGTCGAGGAGGGGGAAAGTCCGGACCGTTTCATCGTCAAGGGCCGCGGCGAATTTCAAATGGCCATACTGATCGAGACCATGCGGCGAGAGGATTTCGAACTCTGCGTCAGCCGGCCTAATGTCATTTACAAGACCATCAACGGCGTCCGTCACGAACCGATCGAGCACCTGTTCATCGATTGTGAAGAGCAGTTCCTCGGAATCGTCACCGAAAAACTCTCCCGGCGCAAGGCGCGAATGGTCAACCTGGTCAACCATGGCACCGGCCGCGTCCGCGTCGAATTCTCCGTTCCCTCCCGTTCGCTCATTGGCTACCGCAACGAGTTTCTCACGGATACCAAGGGAACAGGGATCATGAATTTTCTCCTGGCGGGCTACGAACCCTATCGCGGCGATTTTATCACCCGTCTGACCGGATCCATCGTCTCCGACCGCTCCGGTGACACCGTCGCCTACGCTCTGGGCAACCTCGAGCCCCGTGGCATCCTCTTCGTCGGTCCTGGCGAGCCCACCTATGAGGGTCACATCGTCGGCGAGCATAACCGTGACAACGATATCGATGTCAATGCTACCAAGCAGAAAAAGCTGACCAACATGCGCAGCTCGACCAAGGACGAGGCGATCCAGCTCACGCCTTTCACCCCGATGACCCTGGAGCGGGCCATTGAATTCATCAAGGATGATGAGATGGTCGAGGTGACCCCCAAATCAATCCGTCTGCGCAAGACGATCCTCAGCGCACAGCAGCGCAAGGAGTACGAGCGGCAGGGCGCGTGA
- a CDS encoding glycoside hydrolase family 2 TIM barrel-domain containing protein, whose translation MRIAVLQLPWMPLFLILTVPAFASTREAGSWHKITPPLATRWSAAVGPENARPEYPNPAMARPNWLSLNGLWRYAIRPRGSEAPGSGESEWEGEILTPYPVESALSGVQRSVSEKERLWYRRGFTVPAEWRRQRILLHFEAVDWQAQIWVNGIEVGSHEGGYDPFELDITAALKSGEAQTLMVAVWDPTDTGTQPRGKQVLHPGGIFYTPCTGIWGSVWLELVPDSHIRDLFIVPEASRGILTVRGLIEKPGPQDRLKVTASDGPAIVATAEAAVSAAIRLQIPDPKLWWPNAPHLYDLRIQLLRQNKVIDEVTSYAGLRSITLGTDEVGVTRLLLNGVPLFQAGPLDQGFWPDGIYTAPTEAAMLYDLEVLKRLGFNMLRKHVKVEPRRFYYHCDRLGLLVWQDMPSGDRSIEPGDPDIERTPESARQYYHELERLITTHFNHPSIVMWVPFNEGWGQFETARVVEFIRGLDSTRLVNQASGWSERGAGDVVDWHRYPGPDSPQPEAHRAAVLGEFGGLGLKIPGHMWAEKNWGYQVMADVVDLQRRYQELWTRVWELQEKPGLSAAVYTQTTDVETEANGLMTYDREVIKQDTTRAPLIHSGRMPALPGVK comes from the coding sequence ATGCGTATTGCCGTTCTTCAGTTGCCCTGGATGCCGCTCTTTCTCATTCTGACTGTTCCGGCGTTTGCCTCTACTCGCGAGGCCGGAAGCTGGCACAAGATCACGCCGCCGCTCGCGACGCGCTGGAGTGCAGCGGTCGGGCCGGAGAATGCCCGCCCGGAATATCCCAATCCGGCGATGGCCCGCCCGAATTGGCTTTCGCTCAACGGGCTGTGGCGCTATGCCATCCGCCCGCGCGGCTCCGAGGCACCGGGTTCGGGCGAGTCAGAGTGGGAAGGCGAAATTCTGACACCCTATCCGGTCGAATCGGCCCTCTCCGGCGTGCAGCGCAGCGTCTCGGAAAAAGAGCGGCTGTGGTATCGTCGCGGTTTTACGGTTCCGGCGGAATGGCGCCGGCAGCGGATCCTGCTCCACTTCGAGGCGGTCGATTGGCAGGCGCAGATTTGGGTCAACGGCATCGAAGTCGGCAGTCATGAGGGCGGATACGATCCCTTCGAGTTGGATATTACAGCAGCCCTCAAGTCGGGCGAGGCGCAGACATTGATGGTGGCGGTGTGGGATCCGACCGATACCGGCACCCAACCTCGCGGCAAACAGGTGCTCCATCCCGGCGGCATTTTTTACACCCCGTGCACGGGGATATGGGGAAGTGTCTGGCTTGAACTGGTGCCGGATAGCCATATCCGCGACCTGTTTATTGTGCCGGAGGCTTCCCGGGGCATCCTGACAGTGCGCGGTCTCATCGAAAAGCCGGGGCCGCAGGACCGCCTCAAGGTCACCGCATCCGACGGGCCGGCCATCGTCGCCACCGCCGAGGCGGCTGTCAGCGCCGCGATTCGTTTGCAGATTCCGGATCCGAAACTCTGGTGGCCGAATGCTCCCCATCTCTATGACCTCCGCATCCAGCTCTTGCGTCAGAACAAGGTGATCGATGAGGTCACTAGCTATGCCGGCTTGCGTTCGATTACCCTCGGCACCGACGAGGTCGGCGTGACCCGGCTGCTCCTCAATGGCGTCCCGCTCTTCCAGGCCGGTCCTCTGGACCAGGGGTTCTGGCCGGACGGTATCTACACCGCGCCAACTGAAGCCGCGATGCTCTATGATCTTGAGGTGCTCAAGCGGCTGGGCTTTAACATGCTGCGCAAGCATGTCAAGGTCGAACCACGGCGGTTCTATTATCATTGCGACCGCCTCGGCCTGCTGGTGTGGCAGGATATGCCCAGCGGCGACCGATCCATCGAGCCTGGCGATCCGGATATCGAGCGCACCCCGGAATCGGCACGCCAGTATTACCATGAACTCGAACGCCTCATCACCACCCACTTCAATCACCCCAGTATCGTCATGTGGGTGCCCTTCAATGAGGGCTGGGGGCAGTTTGAAACGGCGCGGGTGGTGGAGTTCATCCGCGGTCTCGATTCCACCCGCCTGGTCAATCAAGCCAGCGGCTGGTCTGAACGCGGAGCCGGCGATGTGGTGGACTGGCATCGATATCCCGGACCGGATTCTCCGCAGCCGGAGGCCCATCGTGCCGCCGTCCTCGGCGAATTCGGCGGTCTCGGTCTGAAGATCCCCGGCCACATGTGGGCGGAGAAGAACTGGGGGTATCAGGTGATGGCCGATGTGGTGGATCTGCAACGGCGTTACCAGGAACTCTGGACCAGGGTCTGGGAGCTGCAGGAGAAACCGGGCCTGAGTGCCGCGGTCTATACGCAAACCACCGATGTTGAAACCGAAGCGAACGGCTTGATGACCTACGACCGCGAAGTCATTAAACAGGACACCACCAGAGCCCCGTTGATCCATTCCGGGCGGATGCCCGCCCTGCCGGGGGTGAAATAG
- a CDS encoding fibronectin type III domain-containing protein, whose translation MNARKTVSLLAIPLLLAASLQGADRIREGAVRLADEPGRLCGTPVIAGKEARLLENTRLLQPQLPATLAKPGGTAHEVGDTLSFYTIDFATSSYSSIKAVCKKKTSHSYIFVGTEDLDEGRVTVEDVDGFYTAFETATPPASLDPARGIYDLVTSIFGAPPDRFNEKAVYILIHDIKDSYNPDLGKRVYIAGYFSPTDQTTGSYSNRKNLINVDCYPQNPAGDGALATVAHEFQHLIHNGLDADEDTNGLWVDEGASEYSEVLCGYALRSPAYYLLHPQRSLTEFDASDENLWDYQKVALWTYYLAEKFGPELIGTIVRDPKNSIDGVRSALVTRGIPLSFEEIFTNFAVANYADNPDLGANGWYAYNKIVLPSLPASKPHAVYPLADQSASLPKWSMGYYRFTGEDSTAVLHLQGKPGFQMAAEIYESGSQDALHSVALDAANSGSYSLQAIGRSADALVLTAVSLKDNNSFIYSVSSELTDNTPPLILSGPREMLPTGHSMAIAWQTDEPAASLIEYGTTSSYGQRLRDTTLVTDHVATLTGLEPNTLYHYRVGATDAYGNGPRYSADFQFQTAAAFDQSLASVQQSHAYAYSGRNLTRTPDHRLHLLYHEVAGSRRFIYHKGSADDGTTWSDAIQVDATLFHGGMPSVAADALGGLHAAWHARPVSSSDKLGIYYSHSGDGGATWSAPVRLSDPDEDRDMLYAAIAVDPAGNPHVVWNSALYDDDYAGDVYHAHSSDGGLTWSPVQLLSSLSGSRRCHVPVIDFTPTGEAWVIWCDGVFDDATRNVWCTRSMNDAAWDAPSLLTTSGVLYDRYPALVIDEAGVVHLAYTDNYKPGDIRILYKYYQDGVWSTAEPAAKSATGNVSSPSLTCDGAGTVALLYRDDQGAAALGRYVAAPWQAADAPVLAKASAADGDIFLNIRNQGEWIAGGNISNDEVDDQYPETPRRSPAGSVDALWMRVNSATSNEIHFLHLATVARTSSKPLHVSAVYPVPGAVGISYFKQDFYVQADFDQRVISDSITAATFSVTSATRGPLIGLITYDPSIRRLRFQVDTLVPADDSITVRLKGTIPQEGGVGLDGNNNSIAEGSPVDDFVWGFRTAAPDQQPPALTIGIAQNPVLTRYMDIYIFSSETLAKTPAVEIGGAAVPAQRVPGNIPLYKADYQLAQNGILHIKVSGEDLAGNNGLGERDFSAQFMLAGSGGELASPDGRLTLALGPASVPQDLYMTIVPEEETNSLTKPSWAIGPADLVLNRPVQLRLALAAPAAGNPCFEQRQPDGSWRAIPTAAENGILRAALTRLGSIRLAAAAPSLPQHFALRQNYPNPFHINLEKTTFLLDLPEAQEVEISLFNLLGERICTLHRGRLEAGEHVLVWDGLDESRRVVASGVYFYRCSTPARTLTRKLLILQ comes from the coding sequence ATGAATGCAAGAAAGACCGTATCCCTTCTCGCCATTCCGCTGCTGCTGGCCGCTAGCCTCCAGGGCGCTGACCGGATCCGGGAGGGGGCCGTCCGTCTGGCAGACGAGCCGGGACGGCTCTGCGGCACACCCGTGATCGCAGGGAAAGAGGCGCGCCTGCTTGAGAATACCCGGCTGCTGCAACCGCAGCTGCCGGCCACGCTGGCTAAACCCGGCGGCACGGCCCATGAGGTAGGCGATACCCTGAGCTTTTACACCATTGATTTTGCCACCTCTTCTTATTCCTCGATCAAGGCGGTGTGCAAAAAGAAGACCAGCCACAGCTATATCTTTGTCGGCACGGAGGATTTGGACGAGGGTCGGGTCACCGTTGAGGATGTCGACGGCTTTTACACCGCCTTCGAGACGGCCACGCCACCTGCTTCGCTCGACCCAGCCCGCGGCATCTATGATCTCGTGACCTCTATCTTTGGCGCGCCACCGGATCGCTTCAACGAGAAGGCGGTCTATATCCTCATTCATGATATCAAGGATTCATACAATCCCGATCTGGGCAAGCGCGTCTATATCGCCGGCTACTTCAGCCCCACGGACCAGACCACCGGCTCCTACAGCAACCGCAAGAACCTGATCAATGTGGATTGCTATCCGCAGAATCCAGCCGGTGATGGGGCCCTGGCGACCGTCGCACACGAGTTTCAGCACCTCATCCACAACGGCCTCGATGCCGATGAAGATACCAATGGCCTCTGGGTTGATGAAGGAGCCTCCGAATACAGCGAAGTCCTTTGCGGGTATGCCTTGCGCAGCCCGGCCTATTATCTGCTGCATCCGCAGCGCTCCCTGACCGAATTTGATGCCAGCGACGAGAACCTGTGGGATTATCAGAAAGTCGCCCTCTGGACCTACTATCTCGCCGAGAAATTCGGCCCCGAGCTGATCGGGACGATTGTCCGCGATCCGAAGAACAGTATCGATGGGGTGCGCAGCGCCCTGGTCACGCGCGGTATCCCTCTGAGCTTTGAGGAGATCTTTACGAATTTTGCGGTCGCCAACTATGCCGACAACCCGGATCTCGGCGCGAACGGCTGGTATGCCTACAACAAGATCGTTCTCCCCAGCCTGCCGGCCTCAAAACCCCATGCCGTCTATCCCCTGGCCGATCAGTCGGCTTCTCTCCCCAAATGGTCCATGGGCTATTACCGTTTCACGGGCGAGGATTCGACCGCCGTGCTGCATCTCCAGGGCAAGCCGGGATTCCAGATGGCGGCGGAGATCTATGAAAGCGGTAGTCAGGATGCCCTGCACAGCGTGGCCCTCGATGCCGCCAATTCCGGCAGCTATAGCCTGCAAGCCATCGGACGCTCTGCGGATGCCCTGGTCCTGACCGCCGTGAGCCTGAAGGATAACAACAGCTTCATCTATTCCGTCAGCAGCGAGCTGACCGACAATACGCCGCCTCTCATTCTCAGCGGGCCGCGGGAAATGCTGCCGACCGGTCATTCCATGGCCATTGCGTGGCAGACCGACGAGCCCGCCGCCAGTTTGATTGAATACGGCACCACCAGCAGTTATGGACAACGCCTCAGGGATACCACCCTGGTGACCGACCATGTCGCCACCCTCACCGGGCTGGAACCCAACACCCTTTACCATTACCGGGTTGGCGCGACGGACGCCTATGGCAATGGCCCCCGGTATAGCGCGGATTTCCAGTTTCAGACTGCAGCGGCTTTCGACCAGAGCCTCGCCAGCGTTCAGCAGAGTCATGCTTATGCCTATTCGGGACGGAACCTGACCCGTACCCCGGATCACCGCCTTCACCTGCTCTATCATGAGGTGGCAGGTAGCCGGCGCTTCATTTACCACAAGGGCAGCGCCGATGACGGAACCACCTGGTCCGATGCGATCCAGGTGGATGCGACGCTCTTTCACGGTGGCATGCCCAGTGTGGCGGCAGACGCCCTGGGCGGTCTACATGCCGCCTGGCACGCCCGCCCCGTCTCGAGCAGTGACAAGCTGGGGATCTATTACAGCCATTCCGGCGATGGCGGCGCCACCTGGAGCGCACCTGTGCGCCTCAGCGATCCCGATGAAGATCGCGATATGCTCTACGCCGCGATCGCCGTCGATCCCGCCGGCAACCCGCATGTGGTCTGGAATTCGGCCCTCTACGACGACGATTACGCGGGTGATGTCTATCACGCCCATTCCAGTGATGGCGGCCTGACGTGGTCTCCAGTGCAACTGCTCAGCAGTTTGAGCGGTTCCCGCCGCTGCCACGTTCCCGTGATCGATTTTACTCCCACCGGTGAAGCCTGGGTGATCTGGTGCGACGGGGTTTTTGATGACGCAACCCGGAACGTCTGGTGCACACGCAGTATGAATGATGCCGCCTGGGATGCGCCCTCCCTGCTGACAACCTCGGGGGTGCTTTACGACCGCTACCCCGCGCTGGTCATCGATGAGGCGGGGGTCGTCCACCTGGCCTATACCGACAACTACAAGCCGGGCGATATTCGCATTCTCTATAAATACTATCAGGATGGCGTCTGGTCGACGGCCGAACCCGCCGCCAAGTCCGCCACCGGGAATGTCAGCAGCCCAAGCCTGACCTGCGATGGCGCCGGGACGGTGGCCCTACTCTACCGCGACGATCAGGGTGCTGCCGCGCTTGGCCGTTACGTCGCGGCACCCTGGCAAGCCGCCGATGCGCCGGTTCTCGCTAAAGCCTCTGCCGCGGACGGCGACATCTTTCTCAATATCCGCAACCAGGGGGAATGGATTGCCGGGGGCAACATCAGCAACGATGAGGTGGATGATCAATACCCTGAGACGCCCCGGCGATCTCCCGCCGGCAGCGTGGATGCCCTGTGGATGCGCGTCAATTCAGCCACGAGCAACGAGATCCATTTCCTGCATCTCGCCACCGTCGCCCGCACCTCTAGCAAGCCGCTGCACGTCAGCGCCGTCTACCCGGTCCCGGGCGCAGTGGGGATCTCCTATTTCAAGCAGGATTTTTATGTACAGGCCGATTTTGATCAACGGGTGATCAGCGACTCGATCACTGCGGCGACTTTTTCGGTCACCAGCGCCACCCGAGGCCCCCTCATTGGTCTCATCACCTACGATCCCAGCATACGCCGGCTGCGCTTCCAGGTCGATACCCTAGTACCTGCCGATGACTCCATCACGGTACGGCTCAAGGGAACCATCCCCCAGGAAGGTGGCGTCGGACTCGACGGCAACAACAACAGCATCGCTGAAGGGTCGCCGGTCGATGACTTTGTCTGGGGCTTCCGCACGGCTGCTCCCGACCAACAGCCTCCGGCCTTGACCATCGGCATTGCCCAGAACCCGGTGCTCACCCGTTATATGGATATCTACATTTTTTCCTCGGAAACCCTCGCCAAAACGCCTGCCGTCGAGATCGGCGGTGCCGCGGTTCCGGCGCAGCGGGTGCCCGGCAACATCCCCCTCTACAAGGCGGATTATCAGCTCGCGCAGAACGGGATCCTGCACATCAAGGTCAGCGGGGAGGATCTGGCGGGCAACAACGGCCTGGGTGAACGGGACTTTTCCGCACAGTTTATGCTGGCTGGAAGCGGAGGTGAGCTGGCTTCCCCCGATGGACGGTTGACCCTGGCCCTCGGTCCCGCCAGTGTGCCGCAGGACCTTTACATGACCATCGTCCCCGAGGAGGAGACGAACTCACTGACAAAGCCATCCTGGGCCATCGGTCCCGCCGATCTGGTGTTGAATCGACCGGTCCAGCTGCGACTCGCCCTTGCGGCCCCTGCCGCTGGCAATCCTTGCTTCGAGCAGCGGCAGCCGGACGGTTCATGGCGTGCAATCCCCACGGCGGCGGAGAACGGGATCCTCCGCGCTGCTCTTACCCGTCTGGGTTCTATCCGCCTGGCGGCTGCTGCACCGAGCCTGCCGCAACACTTCGCCTTGCGGCAGAATTATCCCAATCCCTTCCACATCAACCTCGAGAAGACGACCTTCCTCCTCGATCTACCCGAAGCACAGGAGGTGGAGATCAGCCTTTTCAATCTGCTGGGAGAACGCATCTGCACCCTGCACCGTGGCAGACTGGAGGCCGGCGAGCACGTCCTGGTCTGGGACGGCCTGGATGAGAGCCGCAGAGTCGTCGCCAGCGGCGTCTATTTCTACCGCTGCAGCACCCCGGCAAGAACCCTCACTCGTAAATTGCTGATTCTGCAGTGA
- a CDS encoding FlgD immunoglobulin-like domain containing protein, with amino-acid sequence MFKTKPIVILIWAVLLLAVLPAGAQDHPWHFTCGDQSQVEIIAAGLGNRSASVAYPKILYIPNPANVDSILIQVVAKVPPEVTPPDEVYIATPADKIHLDKPTVITEGYGYHYETLLKPANWIKIYVEGDTNPGYYAARGVIAYIFRKNPDARFSAGQLVHKGLWWEASDRPLSWSETWSIPAATAPRDVDVTFVVTEKESSKRLAVLRAEAGSQIISKTFDDPNLGDEVLVETLTLKSVPGDVTEIKATLTSPMDTGDSIYWSGLMVSTSSCGGMDFGDAMEHGFPTLLSHNGARHLFKPGCMLGALIDTEEDATPSDKADGDDATGIDDEDGVEFKTRLVQGQSAQIEVTASTQGYLNAWFDWKGDGNWNDAMDHVLTNVLLQPGVNSLPVAVPMTGLKELFSFCRFRFSTVSGLGVDGPAPDGEVEDYLVPVYTPVEMSAFSATRMDGSVVLQWETQSESDNLGFNVYRSTDEHGIFTQINTRMIPGAGSSASAHTYRYVDNSVETGQIYYYQIVDIATNGTMQWHGPVMIEMIQPAANRLEQNSPNPFNAQTRIAYAVKQPGQVLLAIYNLQGQRVRTLISNRLEAGSYSAIWDGRDDNGHDLPTGAYLYVLKMPDSELSQRMTLIK; translated from the coding sequence ATGTTCAAAACGAAACCGATCGTGATCCTCATTTGGGCAGTGCTGCTCCTGGCCGTTCTGCCGGCCGGAGCCCAGGATCACCCATGGCATTTCACGTGTGGAGACCAGTCCCAGGTCGAAATTATCGCCGCAGGATTGGGAAACCGGTCGGCCTCTGTGGCCTACCCCAAAATCCTCTACATCCCCAATCCTGCGAATGTCGACAGCATCCTCATTCAGGTAGTCGCCAAAGTGCCCCCCGAAGTGACGCCGCCCGATGAAGTCTACATCGCCACCCCGGCCGACAAGATCCATCTGGATAAACCAACGGTCATCACCGAGGGATATGGATACCATTATGAAACCCTGCTCAAACCCGCGAACTGGATCAAGATCTACGTCGAGGGCGACACCAATCCGGGATATTATGCGGCGCGGGGCGTGATTGCCTACATCTTCCGCAAGAATCCCGATGCCCGCTTTTCCGCGGGCCAACTGGTGCACAAGGGTTTGTGGTGGGAGGCTAGCGACCGGCCGCTCTCCTGGAGCGAAACCTGGTCCATCCCGGCGGCAACCGCACCACGCGATGTCGACGTGACCTTTGTCGTCACCGAGAAGGAGAGCTCCAAGCGTCTGGCAGTGCTGCGCGCTGAAGCCGGTTCCCAGATCATCTCAAAAACCTTCGATGACCCCAATCTCGGCGATGAGGTCCTGGTCGAAACCCTGACCCTCAAAAGCGTGCCCGGGGATGTCACCGAGATCAAGGCAACCCTCACCTCACCAATGGATACCGGCGACTCGATCTATTGGAGCGGCCTGATGGTCTCAACCTCCAGCTGCGGCGGCATGGACTTTGGCGACGCCATGGAACATGGCTTTCCCACCCTGCTGAGCCACAACGGCGCGCGCCATCTGTTCAAACCCGGCTGTATGCTTGGCGCTCTAATTGACACCGAGGAGGATGCGACACCCAGCGACAAGGCCGACGGCGACGATGCCACCGGCATTGATGATGAGGATGGTGTGGAGTTCAAAACCCGTCTGGTGCAGGGGCAATCCGCCCAGATCGAGGTTACAGCCAGCACCCAGGGCTATCTCAACGCCTGGTTCGACTGGAAGGGCGATGGCAACTGGAATGACGCGATGGATCACGTCCTCACCAATGTGCTCCTCCAGCCGGGCGTCAATTCCCTTCCGGTCGCCGTGCCGATGACGGGTCTGAAAGAGCTTTTCTCCTTCTGTCGTTTCCGCTTCAGCACAGTCTCCGGCCTGGGCGTGGACGGTCCGGCACCGGATGGCGAGGTGGAGGACTATCTGGTGCCGGTCTATACACCGGTGGAAATGAGCGCCTTTTCGGCGACGCGGATGGACGGTTCGGTGGTGCTGCAATGGGAGACCCAGTCCGAGAGTGACAATCTGGGTTTCAATGTCTATCGCTCCACCGACGAGCATGGCATTTTCACTCAGATCAACACCCGGATGATCCCCGGCGCCGGCAGCAGCGCCAGCGCCCACACCTACCGTTATGTCGACAACTCGGTTGAAACGGGGCAGATCTATTACTATCAGATCGTAGACATCGCCACCAACGGCACGATGCAATGGCATGGACCGGTGATGATCGAGATGATCCAGCCGGCCGCGAACCGCCTGGAACAGAACTCGCCCAATCCCTTCAACGCCCAGACTCGCATCGCCTATGCCGTCAAGCAGCCGGGGCAGGTCCTGCTGGCCATTTATAATCTGCAGGGCCAGCGCGTCCGCACCCTGATCAGCAACCGTCTGGAAGCGGGCAGTTACTCAGCGATCTGGGATGGCCGCGATGACAACGGGCATGACCTCCCGACCGGGGCGTATCTCTACGTGCTCAAGATGCCGGATTCCGAGCTGAGCCAGCGGATGACCCTGATCAAGTAA
- a CDS encoding CorA family divalent cation transporter, giving the protein MTNTVFERGQDGFRWLDCIQPTPAELDQVAQDYTLHPTSVQDCLQPEHLPKFERFDNTHFLIVRAFDEACPEDADSIQALTRKIAIFWNSHFFITIHRLDQPFLEELRRLWTAPGTQATTEPSVPLLHDLIKRVLISYEKPLETAAVRLDGYEEKVFTSRAEPRLLKELYLLKRKATVFKKMIFLTKDVLRALTIETHQHRPLIQDLIETADRLFFLADALLENTNTLLNMHISLASQRTNEVMRVLTLFSVFFLPLTFIVGIYGMNFEFMPELHHPLGYPFILLAMLLVVVAVYSWFRRKGWLGSEGE; this is encoded by the coding sequence ATGACAAACACCGTATTCGAGAGAGGCCAGGATGGCTTCCGCTGGCTGGACTGTATCCAGCCCACACCCGCAGAGCTTGATCAGGTCGCTCAGGATTACACCTTGCATCCCACTTCGGTGCAGGACTGCCTTCAGCCCGAGCATCTGCCCAAGTTTGAACGGTTCGACAACACCCATTTTCTCATCGTCCGGGCGTTCGATGAGGCGTGTCCGGAGGACGCCGATTCGATCCAAGCGCTGACCCGCAAAATTGCCATCTTCTGGAACAGCCATTTTTTCATCACCATTCACCGGCTCGATCAGCCCTTTCTCGAAGAGCTGCGGCGCCTTTGGACCGCGCCGGGCACGCAAGCTACCACCGAGCCCTCGGTGCCGCTGCTGCACGACCTGATCAAACGCGTTCTGATCAGCTATGAAAAGCCCCTCGAGACCGCCGCGGTGCGATTGGATGGTTACGAGGAAAAGGTTTTCACCAGCCGGGCTGAACCGCGCCTGCTGAAGGAGCTCTACCTGCTCAAGCGCAAGGCGACGGTCTTTAAAAAAATGATCTTTTTAACCAAGGATGTGCTCAGAGCCCTCACCATCGAGACGCATCAGCACCGGCCGTTGATTCAGGACCTCATCGAGACCGCAGATCGCCTCTTCTTCCTGGCCGACGCGCTCCTGGAGAACACCAATACCCTGCTCAACATGCACATTTCTCTCGCCTCGCAGCGGACCAATGAAGTCATGCGCGTCCTTACCCTTTTTTCAGTTTTTTTTCTGCCTCTGACCTTTATCGTCGGCATCTACGGCATGAATTTTGAATTTATGCCCGAATTGCATCATCCATTGGGTTACCCCTTCATCCTGCTGGCCATGCTCCTTGTAGTCGTAGCGGTTTATTCCTGGTTCCGCCGCAAGGGGTGGTTGGGCTCCGAGGGGGAGTGA